A single window of Crassostrea angulata isolate pt1a10 chromosome 8, ASM2561291v2, whole genome shotgun sequence DNA harbors:
- the LOC128161092 gene encoding uncharacterized protein LOC128161092 — translation MVPSYANIFMGRLERNLLLRAPFKPLSWLRFIDDIEMKWVENRDCLNDFITFANSFHNSIKVTVDISSSKNVFLDTTSTLEDGEIKFSLHTKPTDSHLYLKPSSCHPLHTFRGIPKGLPTRIRRICFSNEIFEEQSRILKSHLFNRDYKAHTVQSAIDEITTKDRKTLLQYKEKTDKSRVPLVTTYHLALKNLNSMLRNNLPILYTNERMADLFKDPPMAAFKRPRNLKDMVVRARLDNPLTNGGFKTCSDTRCLLCKHSTNADSFKSHITGRTYKIFGNTSCSCKVCSKQYVGETGDLRRRINNHRSTIKTKKVKEPVGEHFNTSGHKWEDMTVLVINHNPHWTDAERKSKEKFWMHRLKSFRPDGMNKQMDFTKMNVS, via the coding sequence ATGGTTCCCTCTTACGCCAATATATTTATGGGAAGATTGGAACGCAACCTGCTTCTCAGAGCTCCTTTCAAACCTTTGAGCTGGTTGCGGTTCATTGATGATATTGAGATGAAATGGGTCGAAAACCGAGACTGCCTAAATGACTTCATCACCTTTGCCAACTCCTTTCACAATTCGATTAAAGTCACAGTGGACATATCTAGttccaaaaatgtatttttggatACTACATCCACCTTGgaagatggtgaaataaaattcagtctcCATACCAAACCCACTGATTCTCACCTCTACCTCAAGCCATCGAGTTGCCACCCTCTCCATACTTTTAGAGGAATTCCTAAAGGATTACCAACCCGAATCAGACGAATCTGTTTTTCTAATGAAATCTTTGAAGAACAGAGCAGAATATTAAAATCCCATCTGTTTAATCGAGACTATAAAGCCCACACAGTTCAATCTGCAATTGATGAGATTACTACAAAAGACAGGAAAACCCTTTTACAATACAAAGAGAAAACAGACAAAAGCAGGGTTCCACTTGTCACTACATATCACCTCGCCCTTAAGAACCTCAACAGCATGCTTAGAAATAATCTGCCCATTCTTTACACTAACGAAAGAATGGCTGATCTTTTTAAGGATCCACCAATGGCTGCGTTTAAACGCCCGAGGAACTTAAAGGACATGGTAGTGAGGGCAAGATTAGACAACCCGTTGACAAATGGTGGCTTTAAAACATGTTCCGATACCAGATGCCTGTTGTGCAAACACAGCACCAACGCGGACAGTTTTAAAAGCCACATCACGGGTCGCACCTACAAGATATTTGGCAACACTTCTTGCAGTTGCAAAGTCTGCTCTAAGCAATACGTTGGCGAAACAGGTGACCTCCGCAGAAGGATCAACAACCACCGCTCTACCATAAAGACCAAAAAAGTCAAGGAGCCCGTCGGAGAACATTTTAATACAAGTGGCCACAAATGGGAAGACATGACAGTATTGGTTATTAACCATAATCCTCATTGGACAGACGCGGAGAGAAAGAGCAAGGAAAAGTTCTGGATGCACAGACTCAAATCATTCAGACCTGATGGcatgaacaaacaaatggaCTTCACTAAAATGAACGTCTCATAG